The Pan troglodytes isolate AG18354 chromosome 15, NHGRI_mPanTro3-v2.0_pri, whole genome shotgun sequence genomic sequence acctcaaAAGGGTACTATGACCTTTTAAGTGAATTGACATACACATAACACTTTCTGAGTGACTGGCACTTACTGTTCAAGAAATGTTAGGAGCTAAATGAAAATTTGGTGACTAAATGAACTGCAATTTTTTAACCATTTGCAAGGTTCATTATGAGGTACCACTTAGCACTTTGCTTACCTGTCTGTAACCGCAAGTGGGCCTCAATATTTTGTAGTCGTTCTTCTACAGCCTGATTACCACAATCTCGAAGCATGCTGTTAGGTTTATGACCTGACCCTGGAATTCCTTCAGGTCTAGTCTGTGGTCCGTATGTATTCACAACTCTAGAAACTAAATTAAGAAACTTTTGAGCCtatatacatttgtatttcaAAAATCAGAAATTCTTATTCCTTAACagcactttatatttttttcataaagaccATCTAACCACAAGTATGAAGGACGGcaagatgtttttgttttaaaataaaatttagatggGAAAGTTATTTCTATTCCATTTTGCTAATAATCTAGACTTCTGTCAGTGACTCAGATGTCATGTAGTGATTACTTACCTTTTACGTGACTTTTAAATCCGGGGTAAGGGGTAAAAATCGCATCAGTTCTTGCACAACTATTTTCTAAGGAGAATTTAGATAAATATAAGTTTAAATATATTCTTCCCTTCAAATGTATGagattttaataaactttcaataattcatattaacattttactcaataattttaataaataatagtaacaataaattACTATCACACATAGGATAGAATTTAGTGACCTTCTTTACCTGTCAAAATTTATCATAATATCTAATATTCTTACCTAATGTTCAgatttatatacagaaaagccaTCAACATTAAGTGGCACAAATTGATACAATTTTGAAAACCAATGTCACTATTCGGGCCACTGGAGAAAATAATCTACCATAGAGTATTTAAATTCTACTTCATCGTAGAAataaaactcatcatttttactagaattcttttaattcagcattttttattttaatgaccaAATTAGTGAACATCCaacaaaaagaattatttaacacatttttatttcagaactcCACACAAAGATGACCTCAAAACCTCAAGTACACATACATTTCCACTCTACCTAGATTTCCAGTGCTCATTTTAAAAACCCTTCATCACAAAAGTCATCTACTTCTTCTCATCCCACCACTTTtcaaaaaagtttcattttagtAAAGGTCTATTGTGAAAATTTGTTCCTATTTTTTTCCAAGCTGAAAAGTAGTTTCTTTCAAATTAAGTATCAATGCATAAATTACAAAAGGGGAAAACTGGAAAGATGTTAACATATAATACAACTAATTAACATAATTGTTATATATTAACATACGATACTACATAGTAATAATATATACTTATGTTTGAAATAATGTTTAAAGGCCACACATTGGCAGTAAATCTCCTGTAAAATTCCCCtgaatattttgtaaaaaatggCTGGTAAAtgagattcttaaaaaaaaaattcttttttcccccctatgaaatttgatttttaaaaattccactgcTTATAGTTAGGTTAAATTTGTAGGTATTAAAAGGAACACACtaacatattaaaatacatttgtatttttttcagttgaaCTTTCCTTAGTAGACTAAATAGacatctttcctccttttttttttttttttggaggcaccTCAAAATATGCTTAAAGGGCCATCctttctccattctcttcctACCATTTCATGGGGCTAAGGGTTaaaaaaagaagctatcatcCATTCCAGAACTATATTCCAAACATATAGATTAACTGACCATCAGTGAGAAATTCAGCATGGTGTGAGTGTATGAGTGCTAGTCACTCTCCACAGCAATTCTTGCTAGCACTGTTTTGAGCCAGCAAAGAATTGAATGGGCCAAGGAATCCTGCTGAGCATTTCAATTCTTGTCAATTTCTATCCCCTGGTGGTTTATAATAATAGAGTTAGCAGGGAGAACAGAGGAATAACATTAGTGACACATGTGCTTGCTCTCTCAACAAACCCTTTCTCATAGTCGCTTGTAGTTGGTTGTAGTACCTGAGATTTTGCCATTGTTGCACCTGTTCTGAAAAGCTAATAGGAAAATATACCAAATTTAGAGATGCACATGTGTAATGTTAATAGTAGCACACAGCTAAATTCAGGACCCAATACCAGgctatattatttcattaaaagaaTCAGTGTACCAATGTGATATCAGTCATTTCTAGGTTCATCTGACAATTCTATGTTCATAATAATTAGCCATGAGATATTAGAGGCAACAAGAAACATGTTCATTCCAATTATGAACTCTTCTCCATAATTTTTCCTAAGAACTACTTGTTCTGATTATTACTATGGTGCCTGAGTATAATCTATGTCACTGCATTGCAATATTTTGTATTCTGCAGCATACTTGCAGATTTGTAAATGTACTATAGCATCAAGTAGAGAGGTAAAGGTGAATCAGATGAAAAACAGCAAATGTATGCACTatggcagaaaggaaaaaagcaagacACCATGGTCTTCATGATAAATTGGTTGTATCGTGACACAGGACATTTCAAACAGCTCAGGAGTAGTGAGAAAACTGCTCCCTCTGGAGGAATATTAACTTTACTAAGTTCACTTACGTATTAACATCATGATTTCACAGTACATGTATAGGTTTGAAATTCATAGAGCTCAGTTCCTTTTACTAGTGAGATTGATCAACCTTCTCACTCGTACCTCACCTTCATTTCCTAAAGGAACTTTAAAATAATCTTCACCTGTGATAAACACTTTTAATGTTAGCATTTACTTTGTATAACCAAAATGAAAACCAGTTTGCAATATAGTCTATTATTAAGCAGAAGGAAACTCTACTGTCTTAATTACTAACTAAATCCatgaaataaattgaattgtGTTCTAAAagctattcatttaaaaaataaataaaagattagagCAACTATAAAAATTGTGCTTAAAACCCTATGAAAATTAATTTCTAGGTAGTTACCTTGATTACAATCAATAACATTGCAAAATTCCCTGACGttgttttcattgatttcagCTTGCTTTCTTTCAATAAATGCAGATATTCGTCTGTCAATCTACAAACAACAAGTTTTAACAGTGTCaacataagattttttaaaataataccctCTCGCCCCCACCAAAAAACCTTCTTACTTCTGCTTTTCCAGCCTTTATCTGAACTACTTCTGGATCAAAATGGATCTGTGTCTTTTTCACATCTCTTAAATCactttctttgtgcttttcttcCTCTTGTAGGTCGCCAATGGAAAATTTGTCATTTACTTCATTTTTGTTCCCCATTTCTGTTCTTCCTATCTCTTCAACAGCAGTTGTATTCTCCTCTTTAATCGGAGACTGAAGTTTTGCTAAAAAAGGCTGAGAACAACACAATTCCATCTGCTGAGGTTCAATCTGACCAAAATTAATTACACacttaatatatttacataaatttctGCTAAGTAAATGAAATACTTAATAtcagttaataaatataaaaagttggTATACCAGGACACATAGATCTGACCACATATAAGTACTTACTATTCTCTGCTATTGTAACCATTATCATTTgctataaatttgttttttaaaaaaggagagaggaaaaaagaaaagaaaaaagaaaagaaaacctaaggaaatttaaaattttctttgagaGAATCATTCTGTCACTCATCTTTTATTTTGTGCCAAATCAAAGCCTTCAGCCTCTGGCACCAATGCCACTTAATTAACATGTCATTCAAATGCCTCCTCAGAACACTAAGGCTTAGTATTTTTCCTCCTTAACACGAGAGCTAGTGCTCTCACTCAGCAAAGCCCTGCATTATCACTGTATCACTGGAGATTCTCCACTTGAAACTGCAGTTGGCCAATGTGAATGAGGAAGCATAGACATGAAATATATAGGTGTTAGGCTGAGTGAACACTCAGACTTTTCCTGACATGGCAAGATATCTTTTggtcataaaattaaatttaaaaaaagaaaacgaacaagaaaaacaaaaagatctaTAGCTGAAAACAGGCAGAGGCCTATCACTATACTACAGGGGGAAAACCCCTGTTGTAGAATATAAACTATATTACTCATTTACtgttcccctcccccactccccacaatTAGGTCTCATTTGAGTTCTACAGCTCACTGCTCTGCCCTTTAAAAACAGGGTTAACTATTACTTTTAACATGAAACAGTTAAAATTTCCCACAAAGTCAATGAATGGAGGGCTGAAAATTAATGCCTATTCCATTAGTCAAAACACACTAACACTAATAACGttccaattatttttttcatacctACAATTTTGCTTCCATTGTTCGCTATACTACTCTTTTGAAATCTTATAACACCTTAATCACAGTAAACTGACCAATCCAAACAGTTCTTCCACTTATCTTTTTGACACTTCACATTTTACACTTTGATTAGAGATAAACTGCAAACTTACATCAATTATAATTGCAAAGATGTTCAATTAGAAACCAGCAAGGTCATAATACCGTTCAGTtattaacatgaaatatttaaaaatataacaacacTATTATAAATACCGATTCAATATTAACTTCTAATATAAAGAATGAATTATTTCAAACtgttaaggaaaagaaatgataaaatagtGACTGGCTACTTACTAAGATGAGACATTAATGTCAtagaaattactttctttttaaaaactatgctgAAACTGTTTAATTGCAATAGACACTCCAGGATGTGTCATGCTGGGATAATGCCCCTTCTTGAACCACTGAAAGCACTCCATGAGCCTCCAAACTCACCCAAGGCATGGAATCATTATCATAGCATGACACACACCTGCCGTGTCTTATTGCTTAATTATAACCCACCATAGATGGAACTGTATTGAATTTTCAGTGCAGGtctagaattgaatagaattgcATTCATTCACTCTCATACCCACATTGGTCTTTTGGGCTATATTCCCTTAACTGTCCTGATCACTACTGAAATTAACAGATTTAGATTAAATCCGGATGTAAATAACGTTTTATTAGCAACACTATTAATACAGTGTTTAGAACTGTCAAATACTCCAACTAATTTAACCACAATCAATTTCTATTTTCAATATCGGGTTATCATTTCTAACAAGAAATTTACctgtaaatataaaatgtgttgttCAAGTGCACTAAAGAGCAATGCAGGCTGGAATGCCGAGAGGCTCTGGAGCTTGTTCCAATCGATTGTAATTTTCACCACATCATCTCTGAGGTTAAGCTTCAAAGGGGCAAACCAGCAACATCACAAAAATTACACGATTAAGCTGTACATATGGAATTGTCACAAAAATAAGATTTCTAGAGTAACGGGTCTATTTTGCTCTAAGTTATCAAGTTTTTAATAATACACTGAAATGCTCTACCCAGTTACCATTTCAAAAGGCCAAGAAAGCTACAGATtttcataaaaaaacaaaaacaaaatgacatgTCGTTCAAATTCTATTCTTAGGTCTGTGTAATGGGACCATTTTAGAGGTAAAACCATTCATGAAAGATGAAAAGATGCAGGCTCTTTTGATACTTCAATATATACAAACCTTTGGATGGAGTCCAATATAGGCTTGCCCTATTCAGAATCCTACTACTTCTAGCTCAGAGCCTTAAACAGAGGAAGTACAAGTGTTTTGTGAAAGTTTTAACAGGCATCTTTCTCTTTCAGTATGTACACAAATACATATCAGAAATATATCATTATTCTGATGTCCTCCAAatcacatttttagttttttaacttttagccaatttttaaactaatttaaaagTCAAGATTATTCATACATATAAAGTGTAGGGATAAATGGCAAcatgtttatttcaaataaaaaactaTTATTTAGCAATGGAAGTCTGAAGCTGAAAAACAAAGACTTCTCCACCATAGTGAAATAAGTTGTCAGACTGGATGAAATGTCCAGATCTTTTGCTAAATGCTAAGATGTGACAGTTCATTATATGGAAATTTCTATCAGTTGGTGATCTAATAGAATAAAATCATACCCAGAAAAGTACCAAGAACCTGAATATAAGATTATTATCAAAATGAGTGAAAATTTTACAGTGAGAGCGCCCATCTGCAGtcttttgaatgaataaaagtgAACCATCAAAAACTTTTCTAGGGACATGTGTTTACAGCATAGTATAAGACTATACTTCATAGTAGAATCAAGTTAACATAATTTATTCAAAATGAGTCAtcttttctacaaaataaagGTGTTACGTGAGTTCAAATACAGATTTTATGAgtcataattataataaaaaagatgaatcACTGTACAAAGATCAAAAAGATGTAAGGTTAccaataaaaagataatatattgaATAAATACTATGTGACAGAAATTTACTGCCCTTTGAAGATGAGAATGGAAGCATTTAAAAGTCCATATTAGACAAGTATAAAGAGATATGAAATTTCATGTAGGCTGCACTGGCAAAGATTAGAATATATTAAGATGGTACATTAAAGTTAATGCAttaatttatattactttaatTCCTATAAAGATTTTGTTAGACAACAACCTGTATTATGTATGGAAGTAACCCATTAATGTACTTTCATAGTCTTCAAGGAGATCTATAGTTGATTATAGAAAACTTAAGAATGCAGCTTGGGGATAAAGCAGGCAAATCCTCAACCAAAGCAAAGTATCACATTTTCTAGAGAAAATAACTTATAGAAAAATAAGTCTTAATGTTTGGTTCATATTCTCATTTCAATTCAGCAGGATTACATAAGCTTCAAGTGCAATTAAGAATAATTAGTCTTTTAAGAAAACCACATAATAATgtcacaaattaattttaaaaccgTCCTAATACATCtaactattcattcaacaaattcatTATTAGTAATATGAATTCTATGCATTTTGCCCTACAGAACTTGGAAGAGTAAACCACTCACTCGAAAATCTCTATTAGTCTGCTATTAATATAGactatttaaatacatattttcagtaaaaattttactaaattaatacaaaaatccaagctaaaaataaataattgtttagcTTGGTAAGATGGACCATCCAGAGGCAAGCAAAAAGGTTAAAATTAGTAAATTTTGTGATCttaagtaaaaaattatttttaacattcagtTTTATGTTTCCTACTGAGGAGATCTAATAATACAACGATACTTAGGGATGACACAGGATGAAGTTAGGCATGTTACAACATACATTCTAAATATCCTTTAAAGTGGTTGCAAAAGAAAATACTGATTTCTCTGGGGGCAATTTTATAAGTATGGAACTCTGATTTTCACTCTTAACACTTCTCAAAATATAGAGTATTATGAAAACAGTTTGTATTTAATTGATGAAACAATCATATTTTTGACACTTGTATAGGAAGTCCCTTCACTGTGTCATGGTAAAGTAACCAAATATTTACTGTGAACATTTTTGACAGGTGACATAAGTAAATTGTAATCACTTCTTTACTTGTACAGTActtgaatgtttaaaattttctaatgagTTTGAAAAATTCAGTatgcaaaatatttcaaaagaaatgtttaaatcattgctcagtatttttttaaaatattccatcTTCTGTTAACAGGTGAGCATAAACTTTTTTCATCTtgacattataaaataaataaacttaagtTCCAACGTCGCCATAAAAAGTTCTCTAACTTTTAAACCATTTAAACGTCTTGGGTCTCAAGAATGGAATGTTAATAACAAAACACCCcaagtctttaaaaaatgtttttggtaaGTACTTGGCAAACAActgaatttaaaagttatatCTTTAAGCAGACTCCATTAATAACTGCGTCATTACATAAAACCGTTTAACTTACAGTAATGTTCTTTGTAAGACACAACATACtacgatttttaaaaatagtaactttttaaaagactgatTCTCCATCTACTcaaggctttaaaaataattttcacaaatCAGACAAATGTTCTATTTTCATAGGAATTTACCATTATCTTTGACACAAATGCCTGCTTTGTCCACTTGCGCTAGTACCAGCCCCAAAACAAACTTTTACGGCTAGAAAATGGTCTATgtaagatagaaaatatttccttttaaaaggcagGTAAACAAGCATACTTTTAAATTGTTTCTCATTTAAAACTTGAATTTTACACCATGAAACGAAACAGTGACTTGATCGAAGAAGAAGAAGCCCACTTCAATTTAAAACCAATTTTACTATGACATTTCTGCAAAAGCGATTTATCTGCCAGTTAATCTAGTTAATAGTTAAATAACGACAGTTCTAACGCAAACAGCATCAACGATGGATAACTCATCCAACTTTACGCTAgaagtattttaaatgaattccttttacttttctcCCCATTTGAAAGGATTATAGATGCGCAAAACAGCccgaaggaaaaaagaaataaacaaaaccaagtaACTCATAAGAACAAATTActccctcccccaccaaaaaaagctAATAAGCGCGCGCTTTTCTATAAATCTCAGGCCTACTGACCAACCAATTCCCATAAAGAGTAAGTTGGAGGAAAAAGGACCCTGAACGCTAAGCGCCTCCTAAACTCGCAGTGaagcttttccacattcattCTCTCCAAGCCTGCCTCTCTCGGAGCCGGGTTTTCACTTAGGCCAACCTCACCCACTCTTGGGGAGGACAGCTGCAAGGTAAACGACTCTGCAACCGGTACCGCCGTCCTCCTCACTCCGACCGAGGAGGCTGGGCCCGGGCTCCTTCCACACCTCGGCTTCGGGACCGCATCCCACACCTCTGCAGGCCTAGCTGCCCCCGGCctctgctagagaaaaagaatggcGAGGAGGGACCGGATGGTTTCCATATTCCCAGTCCCTCAGGCCACCTCTCACCTGTCCAACCAGGGTGTGTAGGGAGCGAAAGATTTCGTAGAGCACGTCTCGGGAGAGGTTGGGGCTGCATCTTCGCTCCAGGTTCCTGTCACCGCTGCTCGGGCGATTAAGCTCCGTGGCAGCAGCCATGATATCTTCTCAGGccgccccaccaccaccaaggtTTGCTCACAACCCCGCCCCCTCCCTTCCAGCTTTAGTCGCTTGGCGATGACGTAAGACACGGCGTCTCGTTTAGATCGGGCTTTGAGGCCCCACCCTCTCTATGTGAATGACAAGCACGTTACACCAATCAGTTGCCGCTGTGACATTGCGCCGAGGCTCTGAAGTGGGTAATTGCAGACCAAAGCTAGGCTGGAATACTGTGTTTGGGGTGGTCTTTAGAGTCGTGGTCTCTTTAGCGTTATGAAGCCTACCTTGACTCCTAGATGTTCATTGTGAATCTTGGTAAGAGGAGACATGGTTAAATTTTGTAGTTTGAGTCCGAAAAGTAAAAGTTGACATTTTAACATGGCGGTGTGGAGTGGGTCTGGAGGAAGCTTGCTGGTCAGGGATGGAGTGGTGCCCACACGTGTTTCTAAACATTGGAAAACTCACACGGAATTATCATGATTggatagaacattttcatctcttcaagtttgttgttgttgttgttgttgttttggagacagagtctcactctgtcgcccagactggagtgcagtggcactacctcggctcactgcaacctccgcctcccaggttcaagcggttctcctgcctcagcctcctgagtaactgggactacagttgaTATTCTCTGTTTTAACTGTAGAGACGCTTAACCCTAAAATTGtttcaaagaaatgaaacacTGTCAATATAATTCCAACAGGAATTTAACCTGGATAAATAATATCATGCAACCACAATCTTTGAAATTAGGACATAAAACCGAATTCAAGTTTTACAAAGTATTATTTATCATAATAGCTTTATTATAACGATGTTTGTGGGGTTTTGTAATCTTTTAGTCAGACTccgatatttttaaaaagtgttatccAATTAAAGTATTACAATAATTTTTAGTGTTAAGCTTTATTCAAAAACACTTTAAGAAATCAACATCAGCTTAGAGATAAGGAAGGTGGGATTTAAAACTCGTAATTCTGTTAATAGTCTAATGCATTTACAGTAGAGAAAGCAAAGGTGGAAACTTGCACAATGTGTATTCTTTAGTTTTAGGGTAGACTAAATTAAAGGGAAGGACTAATGCATCAAGGAACTAGGATAAGGACGATGGGGATAAAAACTCCTTTGACCTGTCCCTAGGGAGTCTCTTAATTAGGCTTTCATTTCcaaagacaaatgggatcacCAGGCTTCACAGAATCTTGGGAAATCTTTTCTGTTCCCTTGTTGGCAGCAAGATATACAACTGACATTCCAGCCTATTTCTACAGGCAGAAAAATACTTCACAATGTCCAGTCTCAAATTGAGCAACCTTCTTATTCAAGCATTGTAATGGGGTAActgtaagtttttgttttgtacCAAATTAGCAATCAGTTTCAGatcatttgttttcattgaagtgtttcatgttttttcaaatatggagaacactgatatgCAACACATTTGGGAATatgctttgtatattttaaaaatgttgtctttAACAAGGTGCTGCTATTCCTTTCTTTGCCATCattgattttgaattttcaaGTTTTACTTGTTCTTTTGAGCCTCTAATATAGAATTAACTGATGGCCATTTGATCTGTGTATTGCTTCTCCATGTAATTCTGTGATTTGATATCCAGACCTGCACTTGTATCTTAGTATTCTTTACTTAGgtacaggttgagcattcctaatctgaaaattcaaaatccaaaatgatccaaaatttgaaactttttgagtgccagtaccacaagtggaaaatttcacaccTGATCCGACATAACAGGTCACAGTTAAAATgtagtcaaaactttgtttcagcacagaattatttaaaacattatataaaattaccttcaagttatgtgtataaagtatacatgaaacataaatgaattttgtgtttagatttgggtcccatccccaagatagcttattatatatatgcaaatattccaaaatctaaaaaaaatccGAAATCTGagacacttctggtcccaagtagttcagataagggatactcaaccagTAGTACTTAAAATTTGTTAACTCTTTTgtgcattctttcttctttctaagGACCTTTCTTACTCTTCTTGATGCCTATTACCttcattttggaaatttttctcattttcttgttctataatagaaaattctattttaaatagaaGAGTTTGTAGCCTGAAAAGATTTGGATTCCTTTGGGCTAACTCAAAATAGAAATTTGTAGatattgtatgtgtgtatgtatgtataacaaAAGTATAATATGCGCTATGAAATTTAGAAAGGGAATAAAGGGAATAATTTGCTCTTTATGGAAAACTAATTACAGTTTATAAAGTGGGTTGCTGAAAAATCTGCTGTCTGGCAGAAATGATTCAAAGTGTTGGTGTTCGCGTTAGCAACAGAGTTAGAAATACTGTCCTGCAGGCTTATGCCAAGAATCAATTGGGAGGATAGAGACTATAAATGAAATCTAGGCTATTTACCTTATCAACAAAAATGTCTTTTATGGTGAGCTTTAATGGCATAACTCTATTAAATAACCCAGTTCCCAGCAAAATACCTGAGGTATTAGAAGGGCTCAACTGATATTTGTTGCATATATGATAATACAGATTTTATTTCAATgcagaaaaggtaaaataaatggtATTTGTCGTCCCTGTCTCCCCATCACCTGCTGCATAAGTCCAAGTTCTTTAGAATGACATGAAGGCTCTTATGATGTGGCCTTTGCCTAAATTTCCAGCCTCATTTTCTGCCACAAACCATCTGGTGCTTAGTGCTTCTGAAACTGCTTTTATGTCTTCAACACTTTACTATTTCTTGCCTCCATGCTTTGGTTTTTACCCAGTGCCTGTTGTCTGCTTGAGAAActccttttccattttcaaacTCCAGTTAGAAAATCTTTGGGGAATCCCCCCTCATAAAGAGCTTATTTTCTCCTCTGCTAAACTACTCCTACAACTTGTATATACTTCTATTATTGTAGTTATCACAGTGATACTTGAATTTATTTGACCATATCTGTCTCCTTATTGAACTATAAGCATTTATATGTTGGTGTACATAAGGCTTAGCATAGTTTCTGGCACAGAGTTAATTGCTCAGTATATGCCTGTTGAGCTGAATTTATTTGCCTTCATAAGTGAAcagatttataaaatggaaaaaagtaaacAAGTGCCTATTGTTGAAGGAAAATTGTAACATATAGACTGctataaacaatttattttaaataacgaAACAAGTCTGTTTATTCTCTTTTGTGGCAGCAAATTCAAAGTGTTCTAAGTTTTCTTAAGGGAGTAAATATAGCTAGCCTTCATAACCATTCTCAATAATTTTACACATACAAATTAATTGTacctactatataccaggcactcTAATTGACATTGAGCTGCAAAGATGAATCAGACAAGGACtgttcctcaaagagctcccgtTCTAGTGGGATAGGTAGATATATAAACAAACAACTTCATCTAATGTGACAATGGCCATATTAGAGGTATGTATAAAGTAATGCAGCCAATTAGTTCCTTTGGGGAGGGGGTTGGGTCCAGAATCAGGAAAAGCTATAAatacttaaagtaaaatatgaattgatattgataaaaatatgaatttgatATCAAAATATGAATTGATAAATAAGAATTCTCAAGGAATTTATAGAAAACACGAACAGCAACTTGAACATGCTTAATATGTTTAGGGAGGATACATTAAATAGAGAAGTATGGCTAAGCAAGCATTTCCTAAAGTGTATTTTATGGAATGCTAGTCTATAATGTGCTAATTTTAGCAAAACAGTTCATGATCAAGTAAATTGGGATAATAATTGGCAAATTGTATTGCCATTTCATGCAATGGCTCACAACATTACTTCCTATTAGCAAGGAGTTTAGCAGTGCAGTCAAGCCCAAGGACATAACTAAACCAATCTCAAACTCCCATTTTTGAAGATTTACTTACTGGTATAAATAAATCTCATACCAATTTCTGTATCAGTTGAGGTTTAATCAGGAAACAGAAGCCATACATGTTATCTGAACAGAGAAAGTTTACTATAAACATTGTTAATTATGGTAAGTGGTTAATTAACTGAAAAggtaataagaaaacaaagtatCACAGAGGTAGTACATTCAGGAAGCAGCTAATCTCTAGGGCTGggg encodes the following:
- the MBIP gene encoding MAP3K12-binding inhibitory protein 1 isoform X3, with the translated sequence MAAATELNRPSSGDRNLERRCSPNLSRDVLYEIFRSLHTLVGQLNLRDDVVKITIDWNKLQSLSAFQPALLFSALEQHILYLQPFLAKLQSPIKEENTTAVEEIGRTEMGNKNEVNDKFSIGDLQEEEKHKESDLRDVKKTQIHFDPEVVQIKAGKAEIDRRISAFIERKQAEINENNVREFCNVIDCNQVSRVVNTYGPQTRPEGIPGSGHKPNSMLRDCGNQAVEERLQNIEAHLRLQTGGPVPRDIYQRIKKLEDKILELEGISPEYFQSVSFSGKRRKVQPPQQNYSLAELDEKISALKQALLRKSREAESMATHHLP
- the MBIP gene encoding MAP3K12-binding inhibitory protein 1 isoform X5, with product MAAATELNRPSSGDRNLERRCSPNLSRDVLYEIFRSLHTLVGQLNLRDDVVKITIDWNKLQSLSAFQPALLFSALEQHILYLQPFLAKLQSPIKEENTTAVEEIGRTEMGNKNEVNDKFSIGDLQEEEKHKESDLRDVKKTQIHFDPEVVQIKAGKAEIDRRISAFIERKQAEINENNVREFCNVIDCNQENSCARTDAIFTPYPGFKSHVKVSRVVNTYGPQTRPEGIPGSGHKPNSMLRDCGNQAVEERLQNIEAHLRLQTELFWKKKKSSTTSTELFTG
- the MBIP gene encoding MAP3K12-binding inhibitory protein 1 isoform X1, which codes for MAAATELNRPSSGDRNLERRCSPNLSRDVLYEIFRSLHTLVGQLNLRDDVVKITIDWNKLQSLSAFQPALLFSALEQHILYLQPFLAKLQSPIKEENTTAVEEIGRTEMGNKNEVNDKFSIGDLQEEEKHKESDLRDVKKTQIHFDPEVVQIKAGKAEIDRRISAFIERKQAEINENNVREFCNVIDCNQENSCARTDAIFTPYPGFKSHVKVSRVVNTYGPQTRPEGIPGSGHKPNSMLRDCGNQAVEERLQNIEAHLRLQTGGPVPRDIYQRIKKLEDKILELEGISPEYFQSVSFSGKRRKVQPPQQNYSLAELDEKISALKQALLRKSREAESMATHHLP
- the MBIP gene encoding MAP3K12-binding inhibitory protein 1 isoform X2, yielding MAAATELNRPSSGDRNLERRCSPNLSRDVLYEIFRSLHTLVGQLNLRDDVVKITIDWNKLQSLSAFQPALLFSALEQHILYLQPFLAKLQSPIKEENTTAVEEIGRTEMGNKNEVNDKFSIGDLQEEEKHKESDLRDVKKTQIHFDPEVVQIKAGKAEIDRRISAFIERKQAEINENNVREFCNVIDCNQENSCARTDAIFTPYPGFKSHVKVSRVVNTYGPQTRPEGIPGSGHKPNSMLRDCGNQAVEERLQNIEAHLRLQTGGPVPRDIYQRIKKLEDKILELEGISPEYFQSVSFSGKRRKVQPPQNYSLAELDEKISALKQALLRKSREAESMATHHLP
- the MBIP gene encoding MAP3K12-binding inhibitory protein 1 isoform X4, with product MAAATELNRPSSGDRNLERRCSPNLSRDVLYEIFRSLHTLVGQLNLRDDVVKITIDWNKLQSLSAFQPALLFSALEQHILYLQPFLAKLQSPIKEENTTAVEEIGRTEMGNKNEVNDKFSIGDLQEEEKHKESDLRDVKKTQIHFDPEVVQIKAGKAEIDRRISAFIERKQAEINENNVREFCNVIDCNQVSRVVNTYGPQTRPEGIPGSGHKPNSMLRDCGNQAVEERLQNIEAHLRLQTGGPVPRDIYQRIKKLEDKILELEGISPEYFQSVSFSGKRRKVQPPQNYSLAELDEKISALKQALLRKSREAESMATHHLP
- the MBIP gene encoding MAP3K12-binding inhibitory protein 1 isoform X6, which translates into the protein MAAATELNRPSSGDRNLERRCSPNLSRDVLYEIFRSLHTLVGQLNLRDDVVKITIDWNKLQSLSAFQPALLFSALEQHILYLQPFLAKLQSPIKEENTTAVEEIGRTEMGNKNEVNDKFSIGDLQEEEKHKESDLRDVKKTQIHFDPEVVQIKAGKAEIDRRISAFIERKQAEINENNVREFCNVIDCNQENSCARTDAIFTPYPGFKSHVKVSRVVNTYGPQTRPEGIPGSGHKPNSMLRDCGNQAVEERLQNIEAHLRLQTELFWKKKKSSTTSKLFTG